One window from the genome of Desulfobulbaceae bacterium DB1 encodes:
- a CDS encoding formylmethanofuran dehydrogenase codes for MTSPAAKPLTETTFEELLAESTRIHGHICAGQVIGVRMAMIGLREIGITDPRGSQRKSLYVLVEIDRCATDAIQSVTGCCLGKRSLKWLDYGIMAATFVNLTSGRAVRVTAREESRELAKKYGPLLGDKYKQQLEAYRVMPEEELFIVQQVAISLPECDLPGRPMKRVQCQECGDWVQDCREVERDNRILCKSCAFGRYYQPLAQV; via the coding sequence ATGACCTCCCCTGCCGCAAAACCGCTGACCGAAACCACCTTTGAGGAGCTGCTGGCGGAGTCCACCCGCATCCACGGTCATATCTGCGCCGGTCAGGTGATCGGGGTGCGGATGGCCATGATCGGCCTGCGGGAAATCGGCATCACCGACCCCAGGGGCAGCCAGCGCAAGAGCCTCTATGTGCTGGTTGAAATCGACCGCTGCGCCACCGATGCCATCCAGTCGGTCACCGGCTGCTGCCTGGGGAAACGATCGCTGAAATGGCTTGATTACGGCATCATGGCCGCCACCTTTGTCAATCTGACCTCCGGCCGGGCGGTACGGGTCACGGCGCGGGAGGAATCCCGCGAGCTGGCCAAAAAATACGGGCCGCTCCTTGGCGACAAGTACAAGCAGCAGCTGGAGGCCTACCGGGTGATGCCGGAGGAGGAACTTTTTATTGTGCAGCAGGTTGCAATCAGTCTGCCGGAATGCGACCTGCCGGGCAGGCCGATGAAACGGGTGCAATGCCAGGAATGCGGCGACTGGGTGCAGGACTGCCGCGAGGTGGAACGGGACAACCGCATTCTTTGTAAAAGCTGCGCCTTCGGGCGTTATTATCAGCCGCTCGCGCAGGTGTAA
- a CDS encoding putative geopeptide radical SAM maturase — protein sequence MLLPPHFLAANIFLSSHIPRMQLSHYALIFPWPNDPDLRLLFSTRTGASALVPLEILAGMESGALDAESTATLTELGLVVPDRHAEKAAVLNLPAELNRLRRVMKVSIVVTMECNFRCRYCYEGSRKGKQRMSEVTAKRLVEYIKERFTPETTRLTLDFYGGEPLLAVAMIKKIAAPLKEYMEQRGAEFEITLVTNGSLLTRENVEALLPVGLSRAKVTIDGPPRVHNAFRPFKNGGPTFDRIVDNIRQCAELVRIAVNGNFTRDTYREFPELFTHLAQAALTPEKISQISFAPVLHVGGPHATDFCGGCVSSGEKWLARAATCLDREIAGHGFPPATGAFSPSLCMVDVDNSFVVHYDGGIYQCVAMVGNSEFRCGDIFTGMTDYREQYHVGHWQKEETCRECVYLPLCFGGCRFMARQRDGDMGRVECMQGFYDAVLADLVGQDSFGAHAVETSRYPREKIHFSGDIMQKTGCG from the coding sequence TTGCTGCTCCCCCCCCATTTTCTTGCCGCGAATATTTTCCTTTCTTCACACATACCTCGCATGCAGCTTTCCCATTACGCCCTCATCTTCCCCTGGCCGAACGACCCGGACCTCCGCCTGCTCTTTTCCACCCGCACCGGCGCCAGTGCCCTGGTGCCGCTGGAGATCCTTGCCGGTATGGAAAGCGGCGCACTTGATGCCGAATCAACCGCCACGCTGACGGAGCTCGGCCTGGTCGTCCCGGACCGGCACGCGGAAAAGGCGGCGGTGCTGAACCTGCCGGCTGAACTGAACCGGCTGCGCAGGGTGATGAAGGTGTCAATCGTCGTCACCATGGAGTGCAACTTCCGTTGCCGCTACTGCTACGAGGGCAGCCGCAAGGGAAAACAGCGGATGAGCGAGGTCACGGCGAAGCGGCTGGTGGAGTATATCAAAGAACGGTTCACCCCGGAGACGACCAGGCTCACCCTGGATTTCTACGGCGGCGAACCCCTGCTTGCCGTGGCCATGATCAAAAAGATCGCCGCCCCGCTCAAGGAATATATGGAACAGCGCGGCGCGGAATTTGAAATCACCCTGGTGACCAACGGTTCGCTGCTTACCCGCGAAAACGTCGAGGCGCTGCTGCCGGTGGGGCTCTCCAGGGCCAAGGTGACCATCGACGGACCGCCGCGGGTGCACAACGCCTTTCGTCCTTTCAAGAACGGCGGGCCGACATTTGACCGCATCGTCGACAATATCCGCCAATGCGCGGAGCTTGTCCGGATTGCGGTGAACGGCAACTTCACCCGGGACACCTACCGCGAGTTTCCCGAACTTTTTACCCATCTTGCCCAGGCGGCACTGACCCCGGAAAAAATCAGCCAAATTTCCTTTGCCCCGGTACTGCATGTCGGCGGTCCGCACGCCACCGATTTTTGCGGCGGCTGCGTTTCCTCCGGCGAAAAATGGCTGGCCCGGGCCGCGACCTGTCTTGACCGGGAGATCGCCGGCCACGGCTTTCCGCCCGCAACCGGCGCTTTTTCCCCGTCACTCTGCATGGTGGACGTGGACAACAGCTTTGTCGTGCATTATGACGGCGGGATTTACCAGTGCGTGGCCATGGTCGGCAACAGTGAGTTCCGCTGCGGCGACATCTTCACCGGCATGACCGATTACCGGGAGCAGTATCATGTCGGCCATTGGCAAAAGGAGGAAACGTGCCGGGAGTGCGTTTACCTGCCGCTTTGCTTCGGCGGCTGCCGCTTCATGGCCCGGCAGCGCGACGGCGACATGGGCCGGGTGGAGTGCATGCAGGGTTTTTATGACGCGGTGCTTGCGGATCTTGTGGGGCAAGACTCGTTTGGCGCGCACGCGGTTGAAACATCACGATACCCCCGCGAAAAAATCCATTTCAGCGGCGATATCATGCAAAAGACAGGCTGTGGGTGA
- a CDS encoding polysaccharide deacetylase, with translation MLFLFFVAAPSALFAAQKGPGVTVLIYHRFGEARYPTTNVSEERFREQLAYLMMNNYQVIPLADLVSALEHHTPLPEKAVVITIDDAYRSVYEVAWPILQSFGYPFTVFVYAQGVEEKYKGFMTWEQIRELRKAGVDFQDHSYSHSRLVDRPKGLDDAGYRSWIRNDLQKGFDIMTERLGEKPKFFSIPYGLYDTTVLEEAKAMGYAAILSQDPGSVSPETDVMLIPREPILGNDWSTMAHFEEVLERVDMPVTAMEPRPAPRQEKVIRRFGAALLYPERYKQETLGIYVTGLGWHKARIDGNFVFIDNDRPLPQRITRITVSGKEKDSGRLAFRTWMVVD, from the coding sequence ATGCTGTTTCTCTTTTTTGTCGCGGCTCCTTCCGCGCTTTTCGCCGCTCAAAAAGGCCCGGGTGTCACGGTGCTGATCTACCATCGCTTCGGCGAGGCAAGATATCCCACCACCAACGTCAGCGAGGAACGGTTCCGCGAACAGCTCGCCTATCTGATGATGAATAATTACCAGGTCATTCCCCTGGCCGATCTGGTCAGTGCCCTTGAACACCACACTCCGCTGCCGGAAAAGGCGGTGGTCATCACCATCGACGACGCCTATCGCAGTGTTTACGAGGTGGCCTGGCCGATTTTGCAGTCATTCGGTTATCCTTTCACAGTTTTTGTCTATGCGCAGGGCGTGGAGGAAAAATACAAGGGTTTTATGACCTGGGAGCAAATTCGCGAGCTGCGCAAGGCCGGGGTCGATTTTCAGGACCATTCCTATTCCCATTCCCGGCTGGTCGACCGGCCCAAGGGGCTTGATGATGCCGGGTACCGGTCCTGGATCAGAAACGATCTGCAAAAAGGGTTTGATATCATGACCGAGCGACTGGGGGAGAAGCCGAAATTTTTCTCCATCCCCTACGGCTTGTATGATACGACGGTGCTTGAGGAGGCGAAAGCCATGGGGTATGCGGCCATCCTGAGTCAGGACCCCGGTTCCGTCAGCCCGGAAACGGATGTCATGCTCATACCCCGTGAGCCCATTCTCGGCAACGACTGGTCCACCATGGCCCATTTTGAAGAGGTGCTGGAGCGGGTCGACATGCCGGTTACGGCCATGGAGCCCCGCCCCGCCCCCCGGCAAGAGAAGGTGATCAGGAGATTCGGCGCCGCCTTGCTTTATCCGGAACGCTACAAGCAGGAAACACTGGGGATTTACGTCACCGGGCTCGGCTGGCACAAGGCAAGGATCGACGGCAATTTCGTTTTCATTGACAATGACAGGCCGCTGCCGCAGCGCATCACCAGGATTACCGTCAGCGGCAAGGAAAAGGACTCGGGCCGTCTCGCCTTCCGTACCTGGATGGTGGTGGATTAG
- a CDS encoding DNA topoisomerase IV, which produces MSSATSVSYDESKIKTLSSLEHIRLRPGMYIGRLGNGSHPDDGIYILLKEVIDNAVDEFIMGAGKKVTVAIDEQGRVKVRDFGRGIPLGKLVECVSVINTGAKYNTDVFQFSVGLNGVGTKAVNALSRDFTVTSFREGKFARAVFSEGILQSQEEGESNEKNGTLVEFLPNSSHFEEFSFHLDFVRKRLWRYAYLNAGLKLYLDKECFFSANGLLDLLANEIDESRLYEPIYYKDETLEFAFCHSDGYGESYFSFVNGTYTNEGGTHLSAFREGILKGVNDFTGKKYSGEDVREGVIGTVSVKIKDPIFESQTKNKLGNTEIRGFIVNRVKEVVCDYLYKEKDVAEVLIHKIQQNEKVRKELQDVRKEAKAKAKKVAIRVPQLKDCKYHPSKDNPSQTGRENMVFITEGQSASGSIVSARDPMTQAVFSLKGKPMNVCGQAMTLLYKNEELYNMMRALNIEESVGGLRYDKVILATDADVDGLHIRNLLLTFFLTFFENLVKRGHVYILETPLFRVRNTKVTRYCYSEKEKAEAEKELKGRGKNDARVEITRFKGLGEISPREFKQFIGDNMRLQQVNIDRLSDVPLLLSFYMGKNTPERKEYIMNYLV; this is translated from the coding sequence ATGTCATCAGCAACATCCGTTTCCTACGATGAATCAAAAATAAAGACCCTGAGTTCCCTGGAGCATATCCGGCTCCGTCCCGGCATGTATATCGGTCGACTCGGCAACGGCTCCCACCCGGACGACGGCATTTATATCCTGTTGAAAGAGGTGATCGACAACGCGGTGGACGAGTTCATCATGGGGGCGGGGAAAAAGGTTACCGTTGCCATTGATGAGCAGGGCCGGGTGAAAGTGCGCGACTTCGGCCGCGGCATTCCCCTGGGCAAACTGGTGGAGTGTGTTTCGGTGATCAATACCGGCGCCAAATACAACACCGATGTTTTTCAGTTTTCCGTCGGCCTGAACGGGGTCGGCACCAAGGCGGTCAACGCCCTTTCCCGGGATTTCACCGTCACCTCCTTCCGCGAGGGCAAATTTGCCCGGGCCGTGTTCAGCGAAGGCATCCTGCAGAGCCAGGAGGAAGGGGAATCAAACGAGAAAAACGGCACCCTGGTCGAATTTTTGCCCAACAGCAGCCATTTCGAGGAATTTTCCTTTCATCTCGATTTCGTCCGTAAGCGATTGTGGCGTTACGCCTACTTAAATGCCGGGCTGAAGCTTTACCTCGACAAGGAATGTTTTTTCTCCGCCAACGGACTGCTTGATCTGCTCGCCAACGAGATTGACGAAAGCCGTCTCTACGAACCGATCTACTATAAGGATGAAACCCTGGAATTTGCCTTCTGCCACTCCGACGGCTACGGCGAAAGCTATTTTTCCTTTGTCAACGGCACCTATACCAACGAAGGCGGCACCCATCTTTCCGCTTTTCGCGAGGGAATCCTGAAAGGGGTCAATGACTTCACCGGCAAGAAATATTCCGGCGAGGATGTGCGGGAAGGGGTGATCGGCACGGTGTCGGTCAAGATCAAGGACCCGATATTTGAATCGCAGACCAAGAACAAACTGGGCAACACGGAAATTCGCGGCTTCATCGTCAACCGGGTCAAGGAGGTTGTCTGCGACTATCTTTACAAGGAAAAGGATGTTGCCGAAGTCCTGATCCACAAGATCCAGCAGAACGAAAAGGTGCGCAAGGAGCTGCAGGATGTGCGCAAGGAGGCCAAGGCCAAGGCCAAGAAAGTCGCCATCCGGGTTCCGCAGTTGAAAGACTGCAAGTACCATCCGAGCAAAGACAATCCATCGCAGACGGGCCGGGAGAACATGGTTTTCATCACCGAGGGGCAGTCCGCCTCGGGTTCCATCGTCAGTGCCCGTGATCCCATGACCCAGGCGGTTTTCTCCCTCAAGGGCAAGCCGATGAACGTCTGCGGCCAGGCCATGACCCTGCTTTACAAGAATGAGGAATTGTACAATATGATGCGGGCCCTGAATATCGAGGAATCGGTGGGCGGGCTCCGTTACGACAAGGTGATTCTCGCCACCGACGCCGATGTGGACGGCCTGCATATCCGCAACCTGCTGCTGACCTTTTTCCTCACCTTTTTTGAAAACCTGGTAAAGCGGGGGCATGTCTATATCCTGGAAACCCCGCTGTTCCGGGTGCGAAACACGAAAGTGACCCGATACTGCTATTCCGAAAAGGAAAAAGCCGAAGCGGAAAAAGAACTGAAGGGCAGGGGAAAGAACGACGCGCGGGTGGAGATTACCCGTTTCAAGGGACTCGGCGAGATTTCCCCCAGGGAGTTCAAGCAGTTCATCGGCGACAACATGCGCTTGCAGCAGGTAAATATTGACCGGCTTTCCGATGTGCCCCTGCTTCTTTCCTTTTATATGGGAAAGAACACTCCGGAGCGCAAGGAGTACATCATGAACTATCTCGTTTGA
- a CDS encoding DNA topoisomerase IV, with translation MENLTDYGSLHKLFDDNFLDYTSYVIKERAIPDVTDGLKPVQRRIMQTLFNMDDGRFSKVANVVGETMKLHPHGDQSIFGALVNLANKGYLIDRQGNFGNIYTGDGPSAARYIECRLTPLARETLFNKDLTEFVDSYDGRNKEPVVLPSKLPLLLLQGADGIAVGMATKILPHNFCELLEAQKKILKGEPFQLFPDFPQGGRIDVSGYDDGNGRIRCRARIEEKNDKTIIIKEIPYTTTTQSLMDSIEKASKTGKIKIISINDYSAEEVEVEIKLARGLYAQDTIRALYAFSDCEVSISPNLTAIADNRPVNISVSELLRINTENLKNDLERELRIDLDRLREKLHAHLLEQIFIEERLYKQIEECESYKLVVETVDHSLAPFRERLVRDVTREDIERLLEIRIRRISRYDIDKKRRDIKETESAIRQVEKNLKDVVAYTLRYLDKLLDTYGHLYPRRTEISTFTEVEARKVALCNLTVGYHRESGFLGHGVKTDCDRSFACSEYDKILLIFQDGTYKVINVADKVFVGSELSWCGVVDEKLVFNVIYRDADEDMSYIKRFKCPKFILEKEYHLFGGNKKSTMQFLSLGDGGKVRIHYKPSKRAKKNYEDFDFEQFLTKNAAAKGKRVSTRPVRKINELVDRKNEEEEKVEEQEPKVRPLF, from the coding sequence ATGGAAAATCTTACTGATTACGGTTCCCTGCATAAGCTGTTCGACGATAATTTCCTTGATTACACCTCCTATGTCATCAAGGAACGCGCTATTCCGGACGTGACCGACGGGCTCAAACCCGTGCAGCGGCGCATCATGCAGACCCTGTTCAACATGGACGACGGTCGCTTCAGCAAGGTGGCCAATGTGGTGGGCGAAACCATGAAGCTCCATCCCCATGGCGACCAGTCCATTTTCGGCGCCCTGGTCAATCTGGCCAACAAGGGATACCTCATCGACCGGCAGGGCAACTTCGGCAATATCTACACCGGCGACGGCCCGTCGGCTGCGCGTTACATCGAATGCCGTCTCACCCCCCTTGCCCGGGAGACCCTGTTCAACAAGGATCTGACCGAATTTGTCGATTCCTATGACGGCCGCAACAAGGAACCGGTGGTGCTGCCCAGCAAGTTGCCCCTGCTTCTGCTGCAGGGGGCGGACGGAATCGCGGTCGGCATGGCCACCAAGATCCTGCCCCACAATTTCTGCGAACTGCTCGAGGCCCAGAAGAAGATCCTCAAGGGTGAACCGTTCCAGCTTTTTCCGGATTTTCCCCAGGGCGGCCGCATCGATGTCTCGGGCTACGATGACGGCAACGGCCGGATCAGATGCCGGGCCAGGATCGAGGAAAAAAACGATAAAACCATCATTATCAAGGAAATCCCCTACACCACCACCACCCAGTCCCTGATGGACAGCATTGAAAAGGCGTCCAAGACGGGAAAGATCAAGATCATCTCCATCAATGATTACTCGGCCGAGGAAGTGGAGGTGGAGATCAAGCTGGCCCGCGGACTCTATGCCCAGGACACCATCAGGGCGCTGTACGCCTTTTCCGATTGCGAGGTCTCCATCAGCCCCAATCTGACGGCTATTGCCGATAACCGGCCGGTCAACATCTCCGTTTCCGAGCTTCTCCGGATAAACACGGAAAATCTTAAAAATGATCTGGAGCGGGAGTTACGCATCGACCTCGACCGGCTGCGGGAAAAACTGCATGCCCATCTGCTGGAACAGATTTTCATCGAAGAGCGGCTCTACAAGCAGATTGAGGAGTGCGAGAGCTACAAGCTGGTGGTGGAAACCGTTGATCACTCCCTTGCCCCGTTCCGGGAAAGGCTGGTGCGGGACGTCACCCGCGAGGACATTGAACGGCTGCTGGAAATCCGTATCCGCCGCATCTCCCGCTATGACATCGACAAAAAACGCCGCGACATCAAGGAAACGGAAAGCGCCATCCGTCAGGTGGAGAAAAACCTGAAGGACGTGGTCGCTTACACCCTGCGCTACCTGGATAAATTGCTCGACACCTACGGCCATCTCTATCCCCGCCGCACCGAGATCTCCACCTTTACCGAAGTGGAGGCGCGCAAGGTCGCTCTCTGCAATCTCACCGTCGGCTACCATCGGGAAAGCGGCTTTCTCGGCCATGGGGTCAAAACCGACTGTGACCGCTCTTTCGCCTGTTCCGAATATGACAAGATACTGCTCATCTTCCAGGACGGCACCTACAAGGTCATCAATGTGGCGGACAAGGTTTTTGTCGGCTCCGAACTTTCCTGGTGCGGGGTTGTCGACGAAAAGCTCGTTTTCAACGTCATCTACCGGGATGCCGACGAAGATATGAGCTATATCAAACGGTTCAAATGTCCCAAGTTCATTCTGGAAAAGGAATACCACCTTTTCGGCGGCAACAAGAAGTCGACCATGCAGTTTCTTTCCCTGGGCGATGGCGGCAAGGTGCGCATTCATTACAAACCGTCAAAAAGGGCGAAAAAGAATTACGAGGATTTCGACTTCGAGCAATTCCTGACGAAAAATGCCGCGGCCAAGGGCAAACGGGTCTCAACCCGGCCGGTGCGCAAGATAAATGAACTGGTTGACAGGAAAAACGAGGAAGAGGAAAAGGTAGAGGAGCAGGAGCCGAAGGTGAGGCCGCTGTTCTGA
- a CDS encoding toxin-antitoxin system antitoxin subunit — protein sequence MTTTISTADARKNFADIVNKVAYGKEPVVLTRRGQGIAALISIEELELLQQIEDYIDIEDAKKALAEPGENIPAQEFWKHLGL from the coding sequence ATGACTACTACAATTTCTACCGCGGATGCGAGAAAAAATTTTGCTGATATTGTCAACAAGGTTGCCTACGGCAAAGAACCTGTTGTTTTGACCAGGCGAGGGCAGGGGATCGCCGCATTGATTTCCATTGAGGAGCTTGAATTGCTTCAGCAAATTGAAGACTATATCGACATTGAGGATGCGAAAAAAGCACTTGCTGAACCGGGAGAAAACATTCCAGCCCAAGAATTTTGGAAACATCTGGGTCTGTGA
- a CDS encoding peptidylprolyl isomerase — protein MSENQIIAKMDTTKGTISIILYADKVPLTVASFVNLAKRGFYDGLNFHRVINDFMIQGGCPLGTGTGEPGYRFEDEFDPELIHDRPGKLSMANAGPRTNGSQFFITHVPCPWLNGKHAVFGSVAGEQDMKVVNAIAQGDRINSVTIEGDTSALYEKMQDRIDQWNKALDLNHPHLKKA, from the coding sequence ATGTCTGAAAATCAAATTATCGCCAAAATGGACACAACCAAGGGAACCATCAGCATCATCCTGTACGCCGACAAGGTGCCGCTCACCGTGGCAAGCTTCGTCAACCTGGCAAAAAGAGGCTTTTACGACGGGCTCAATTTTCATCGGGTGATCAATGATTTCATGATCCAGGGCGGCTGCCCCCTGGGCACCGGCACCGGCGAACCGGGCTACCGTTTCGAGGACGAATTCGATCCCGAGCTGATTCACGACCGCCCCGGCAAACTCTCCATGGCCAACGCCGGACCGCGCACCAACGGCAGCCAGTTCTTCATCACCCATGTCCCCTGCCCCTGGCTGAACGGCAAACACGCGGTGTTCGGTTCGGTTGCCGGTGAGCAGGACATGAAGGTGGTCAACGCCATTGCCCAGGGCGACAGGATCAACTCGGTGACCATTGAGGGCGACACCAGTGCATTGTATGAGAAGATGCAGGATCGCATCGACCAGTGGAACAAGGCGCTGGATCTGAACCATCCCCATCTGAAAAAGGCATGA
- a CDS encoding molybdopterin-binding protein, with protein sequence MPAKTIPVEQAVGMVLPHDITEIRQASENDRSFKGPAFRKGHIIRAEDIEHLRRLGKEHIYILTLDEDEIHENEAARLIADGLAGEGVVFSGRPVEGKLGLLAAHDGLLKVNIDALYRFNLLGEVMCATLHDNTPVKKGEQVGATRLIPLIGNRRTVEEAARIAGESGGVLSVRQPRRARAGLVITGSEVFYGRIKDAFEPVLREKLAKLGSEVKKVCFAPDDVGLIAGEIKACLDDGADLIVTSGGMSVDPDDVTRAAIAEAGAVDICYGTPVLPGAMFLSGRIGEVPVLGLPACGMFHRITVFDLILPRVLCGEKITRADLARLGHGGLCRTCKNCTYPVCGFGK encoded by the coding sequence ATGCCGGCAAAAACAATCCCGGTGGAGCAGGCGGTGGGCATGGTCCTGCCCCACGATATCACGGAAATACGACAGGCCTCGGAAAACGACCGGTCGTTCAAGGGACCGGCCTTCAGAAAAGGGCATATCATCCGGGCCGAAGACATCGAACACCTGCGGCGCCTGGGTAAGGAGCATATCTATATCCTCACCCTGGACGAAGACGAGATCCACGAAAACGAGGCGGCCCGGCTCATCGCCGATGGCCTGGCCGGCGAGGGCGTTGTTTTTTCCGGGCGGCCGGTGGAAGGAAAACTGGGTCTGCTTGCCGCCCATGACGGGCTGCTCAAGGTGAACATCGATGCCCTGTATCGCTTCAATCTGCTGGGTGAAGTGATGTGCGCCACCCTGCATGACAATACCCCGGTGAAAAAGGGGGAACAGGTCGGGGCCACCCGGCTCATTCCCCTGATCGGCAACCGCCGGACGGTGGAGGAAGCGGCGAGGATTGCCGGGGAGTCCGGCGGCGTGCTGTCGGTCAGGCAACCCCGCCGGGCCAGGGCCGGACTGGTCATTACCGGCAGCGAGGTTTTTTACGGTCGCATCAAGGACGCCTTTGAGCCGGTGCTGCGCGAGAAACTTGCCAAACTCGGCTCCGAGGTGAAGAAGGTCTGCTTCGCGCCTGACGATGTCGGGTTGATTGCAGGCGAGATCAAGGCCTGTCTGGATGACGGGGCTGATCTCATCGTCACCAGCGGCGGCATGTCGGTTGACCCCGACGATGTCACCCGGGCCGCCATTGCCGAGGCCGGGGCGGTGGATATCTGCTACGGCACGCCGGTATTGCCGGGCGCCATGTTTCTGTCCGGCAGAATCGGCGAGGTGCCGGTGCTGGGGCTGCCGGCTTGCGGCATGTTTCATCGCATTACGGTGTTTGATCTGATTCTGCCCAGGGTGCTGTGCGGCGAGAAAATCACCAGGGCCGATCTGGCCCGGTTGGGCCATGGCGGGCTGTGCCGGACATGCAAGAACTGCACGTATCCGGTGTGCGGGTTCGGGAAATAA
- a CDS encoding oligoendopeptidase F, whose product MSENLNNQLGTTEVLWNLKDLYQSTDDPAIQDDIAFCREEATLVRESFAGKLAELSPAVFARLVRRLERIDTFMARISTFAFLNFTTQIKKPEAGAFLQEIREVNSSISRETVFFELEWSKMDQESAQVFLDSEEIRHHLHYLRNIRRYAKHMLSRAEETLLIEIAPVGRGSWTNLFEKVLGHLQFGEKKRTEEEVLSDLYNPERQVRAKAADELTEGLQSQMHILTHIFNTLLADKMIGDRLRDYPSWINSMNLSNELEDNTVQVLIDAVTSRYDIVQRYYRVKRELLGLDELKDFDRYAPLPHLPSVTIGWRECRGMVLSGFRNFSPKMAEIASFFFDRNWIHAPIGDGKRGGAFAHPCVPEVHPYVMVNYTGNVRDVSTVAHELGHGVHQYLAAKQGYYNSNTPLVLAETASVFAELLIFHDQLATLTDPEQRKAFICQKLESIFATVFRQVSMNRFEHLCHTSRREEGELSTEKLSELWFATQHEMFGDSVTLSDNYRLWWSYIPHFLHSPGYVYSYAFGELLVLALYKLYKNEGGDFIPKYLHLLAQGGSLSPYELLKPFGVDLDDPNFWLGGLSLIDEMLQGIE is encoded by the coding sequence ATGTCGGAAAATTTAAATAACCAGCTTGGCACCACCGAGGTTCTCTGGAATCTCAAGGACCTTTACCAATCCACTGATGATCCGGCGATTCAAGACGATATCGCCTTTTGCCGGGAGGAAGCGACCCTTGTCAGGGAATCCTTTGCCGGCAAACTGGCGGAGCTCTCGCCCGCTGTTTTTGCCCGCCTGGTGCGGCGTCTTGAACGAATCGACACCTTCATGGCCAGGATTTCCACCTTTGCCTTTCTCAATTTCACCACCCAGATCAAAAAACCGGAAGCCGGCGCCTTTCTTCAGGAAATCAGGGAGGTCAACAGCAGTATTTCCCGGGAAACGGTTTTCTTTGAGCTTGAATGGAGCAAAATGGACCAGGAAAGCGCCCAGGTTTTTCTTGATTCCGAGGAAATACGGCATCATCTTCATTATCTGCGGAATATCAGGCGTTACGCAAAACACATGCTGAGCCGGGCGGAAGAAACGCTGCTCATCGAAATTGCGCCGGTGGGCAGGGGAAGCTGGACCAATCTCTTTGAAAAGGTGCTGGGTCATCTGCAATTCGGCGAGAAAAAACGGACGGAAGAGGAGGTGCTGTCCGATCTCTACAATCCGGAACGGCAGGTACGCGCTAAGGCGGCCGACGAACTGACCGAGGGGCTGCAAAGCCAGATGCACATTCTTACCCACATCTTCAATACCCTGCTGGCCGACAAGATGATCGGCGACCGCTTGCGGGATTATCCCTCCTGGATCAACTCCATGAACCTGTCCAACGAACTCGAGGACAACACGGTGCAGGTGCTGATCGACGCGGTGACATCCCGTTACGACATCGTCCAGCGTTATTACAGGGTGAAAAGGGAGCTGCTGGGGCTGGACGAACTGAAGGATTTCGACCGCTACGCCCCCCTGCCCCATCTGCCCTCGGTCACCATCGGCTGGCGGGAGTGCCGGGGCATGGTGCTCAGCGGCTTCCGTAATTTTTCTCCGAAAATGGCGGAGATCGCCTCATTCTTTTTCGACCGCAACTGGATTCACGCCCCCATCGGCGATGGGAAACGGGGCGGCGCCTTTGCCCATCCCTGCGTGCCGGAAGTGCATCCCTATGTCATGGTCAATTACACCGGCAACGTCCGCGACGTCTCCACCGTGGCCCACGAACTCGGTCACGGCGTTCACCAGTACCTGGCCGCCAAACAGGGATACTACAACAGCAACACGCCGCTCGTGCTCGCGGAAACCGCCTCTGTTTTCGCCGAACTGCTCATCTTCCATGACCAGTTGGCAACCTTGACCGACCCGGAGCAGCGCAAGGCCTTCATCTGCCAGAAGCTTGAATCGATATTCGCCACTGTTTTCCGCCAGGTTTCCATGAACCGATTCGAACACCTGTGCCACACCAGCCGCCGGGAAGAAGGGGAGCTGTCGACCGAAAAGCTCAGCGAACTGTGGTTTGCCACCCAGCATGAGATGTTCGGTGACTCGGTCACCCTGAGCGACAACTATCGTCTCTGGTGGTCCTACATTCCCCATTTTCTCCATTCACCCGGCTATGTTTACTCCTATGCTTTCGGTGAATTGCTGGTGCTCGCCCTCTACAAACTGTACAAGAACGAAGGCGGAGATTTCATCCCCAAATATCTGCATCTGCTCGCCCAAGGGGGCAGCCTCTCCCCTTATGAACTGCTCAAACCCTTCGGGGTTGATCTGGATGATCCCAACTTCTGGCTGGGAGGGCTGTCGTTGATTGATGAAATGCTGCAAGGCATCGAGTAA